One window of the Candidatus Jettenia sp. genome contains the following:
- the msrB gene encoding peptide-methionine (R)-S-oxide reductase MsrB, with protein MKKYFMVTILIFMAASYQKGGNTMEEKVAGAGVPEEGEMERADIKKKKEKYVKPDETMLRKILSPLQYKVTQKNDTEPPFKNEYWDNKKEGIYVDIVSGEPLFSSLDKYDSGTGWPSFIKPLEPAHIVEKNDWLLFSKRTEVRSKYGDSHLGHVFPDGPKPTGLRYCINSAALRFIPKEDLEQEGYGQYRSLFESNSGGR; from the coding sequence ATGAAAAAATATTTTATGGTTACCATTCTGATATTTATGGCGGCTAGTTACCAGAAAGGTGGTAACACGATGGAAGAGAAGGTTGCAGGAGCCGGTGTGCCGGAGGAGGGTGAGATGGAAAGAGCAGATATAAAAAAGAAGAAAGAAAAATATGTAAAACCTGACGAGACAATGTTGAGGAAGATACTGAGTCCTTTACAATACAAAGTAACGCAAAAGAATGATACGGAACCACCCTTCAAGAATGAGTACTGGGACAATAAGAAGGAGGGTATATACGTCGATATCGTATCCGGAGAGCCACTTTTTAGCTCACTCGATAAATACGATTCGGGTACCGGATGGCCAAGCTTTATCAAACCCCTTGAGCCTGCTCATATTGTGGAAAAGAATGACTGGCTCTTATTCTCAAAGCGAACTGAAGTAAGGAGCAAGTATGGCGATTCCCATTTGGGCCATGTATTTCCTGATGGTCCGAAACCCACAGGACTCCGCTATTGTATTAACTCAGCAGCGCTACGGTTTATTCCCAAAGAAGATCTTGAACAAGAGGGCTATGGACAGTATCGGAGTCTGTTTGAGAGCAATTCCGGAGGTAGATAA
- a CDS encoding 4Fe-4S binding protein, whose product MDVCPTGAYTWIEQDGKQYLQLSHAKCVFCGICEEMCSYKAIAITNNFELAATHKEGLLVKAGFDTKESVEALGKKLNEKIFSVFKHSLHVREVDVGSCNGCEWEVVALYNSPVHDLQRFGIDVVASPRHADCLLVTGPHEKSGNCSYKNVSCYARTKDSYCLGCLCEQWRYF is encoded by the coding sequence GTGGATGTTTGTCCTACAGGCGCATATACTTGGATAGAACAAGATGGTAAACAGTATCTGCAGCTCTCCCATGCAAAATGTGTTTTTTGTGGAATTTGTGAAGAGATGTGCTCTTATAAGGCTATTGCGATTACCAACAATTTTGAGTTAGCGGCGACACATAAGGAAGGTCTTCTCGTTAAGGCAGGCTTCGATACAAAAGAATCGGTGGAAGCGCTTGGGAAAAAGCTTAATGAAAAGATCTTTTCTGTATTCAAACACTCACTGCATGTCAGGGAAGTAGATGTGGGCTCATGTAACGGATGCGAATGGGAGGTTGTTGCATTATATAACAGTCCAGTTCATGATTTACAGAGATTCGGTATCGATGTAGTTGCTTCTCCGCGTCATGCTGATTGTTTACTGGTAACAGGCCCCCACGAGAAATCTGGAAACTGCTCTTATAAAAACGTATCATGCTACGCCAGAACCAAAGATAGTTATTGCCTTGGGTGCCTGTGCGAGCAGTGGAGGTATTTTTAG
- a CDS encoding Glu/Leu/Phe/Val dehydrogenase, giving the protein MISNDILYETALKQFDTVAEILNIEDGIRERMRNPKRSLIVSVPVRMDNGKTKVFKGYRVQHDITLGPSKGGIRYHPNVDLKEVSALAMLMTWKCALMHMPYGGAKGGVQCNPEEMSQDELERMTRRFTTEIVQIIGPDKDIPAPDLYTNAQTMAWMMDTYSMQQGNTIPGVVTGKPLLLGGSLGRAEGTGRGVAYMVMEAARVLYKNLRGLRVAIQGLGNVGSVAARLLNDQGCTIVAVSDISGGVYNPQGILLPYLLHHIKENKHVTGLMDTDAITNEELFELDCDVIVPAAIEGQITEKNADKIKAKIIVEGANGPTTPEADKILQDKKVFLVPDILANAGGVTVSYFEWVQDIQYYFWSEDDIQKKLKDVMIGAFNRILALSNKKGIDMRTAALMLGIGRVAEAKKMRGLYP; this is encoded by the coding sequence ATGATAAGTAATGATATTCTTTATGAAACAGCGCTTAAGCAGTTTGATACCGTAGCGGAGATACTCAATATAGAAGATGGAATAAGGGAACGTATGAGAAATCCAAAGCGTTCTCTTATTGTTTCAGTGCCTGTTAGAATGGATAATGGTAAAACGAAGGTATTTAAGGGCTATCGGGTACAACATGATATTACCTTAGGTCCTTCTAAGGGTGGTATTCGATATCATCCGAATGTAGACCTTAAAGAGGTTTCTGCGCTTGCCATGTTAATGACATGGAAATGCGCGCTCATGCATATGCCGTATGGCGGGGCGAAAGGTGGTGTACAATGCAATCCTGAAGAAATGTCACAAGACGAGCTGGAGCGCATGACACGCCGTTTTACTACGGAAATTGTTCAAATCATAGGGCCAGATAAAGACATTCCTGCTCCCGACCTCTACACGAATGCGCAAACTATGGCATGGATGATGGATACTTACAGTATGCAGCAGGGTAACACAATTCCGGGTGTTGTTACCGGCAAGCCGTTACTCCTTGGTGGTTCGCTGGGAAGGGCGGAAGGCACAGGACGAGGAGTTGCCTATATGGTTATGGAGGCAGCAAGGGTGTTGTATAAGAACCTCCGTGGTTTACGTGTTGCTATTCAAGGTTTGGGAAATGTTGGTTCTGTAGCTGCCAGGCTTTTAAATGATCAGGGCTGTACTATTGTAGCCGTGAGTGATATTAGTGGTGGAGTGTACAATCCTCAGGGTATTCTTCTTCCTTACCTCTTACATCATATTAAAGAGAACAAGCATGTCACTGGTTTGATGGATACAGATGCTATAACAAACGAGGAACTTTTCGAGCTGGATTGTGATGTTATTGTGCCGGCTGCTATAGAAGGGCAAATTACCGAAAAGAATGCTGATAAGATAAAGGCCAAGATTATCGTCGAAGGTGCCAATGGTCCGACAACACCTGAAGCTGATAAGATATTACAGGACAAAAAGGTGTTTCTTGTACCCGATATTCTTGCGAATGCCGGAGGAGTAACCGTATCATATTTTGAATGGGTACAGGATATCCAGTACTATTTCTGGAGTGAAGATGATATTCAAAAGAAGTTGAAGGATGTTATGATAGGTGCATTTAATAGGATATTAGCACTTTCAAATAAAAAAGGTATTGATATGCGCACTGCCGCATTAATGCTCGGTATAGGCCGTGTTGCAGAAGCTAAAAAGATGCGGGGATTATATCCGTAG